Sequence from the Anaerobaca lacustris genome:
GGGGCCCGCTGAACGAGATCGCAACAGGCCCCATGCCGTCTTCGAAGCTACAGTCCGCGCTGATTCAAAGCCCCCTACCAGGCAGGCTTGAACGCGCTTCGGGAATCCGGGCGAAACGGAATCCGGATGGACTGTCGTGTCAGATTCACCTCGGTCTGGGACACCGCAGCAGTACTGGCCACGGAGACCGTCTGCAAGGCGAATGGGTCGAACAGAGTCGCTTGCTTCCCTGACGACTTGTCGCCCGCTTCCGGCGCCGCCAAAACAGACGACGCCAGAAGGCTCCCGACGATGCCGAGAGCCAAAACGGTCAACAACAGGTTTTTCCAACTCATTTGTTGCCTCCTTTCCTTTTCTTCGGCCACGTGTGGCCTCCTTTCCTGCACGCTCAGCGATCCGCATGCACATTCCATCCATGTTCAAAACACAACGGCCTCGTCATGCCTTGCATGAGTGAGCCAGTTATCCACAAGGACCATAAGATCACGCGCGTCGATCCGGCCGTCTCGATTGCGATCCGCGCAGTTGCCCCCCGCTTCGTTCCAGCGTGCCGCCAGGATGGCCAGATCGCTGCCGTCAACCCGCCCATCGAGGTTGAAATCAGCCGCATTGGTCAAACCCGCCAGGGCCTGCAGGACCCGCCCGATCTCAGAATAGTACGCCTGCCCGCCGAGTGTCAGATGCTGCCGAACGCTTCCATCGGCAGCAATGCTCCCGACCAGAAGGTCGCGCAGCTCCCGGCTCGCCCAGACAACCTCGGGATCGCCGTCCAGCAGACCGCCGGCAGTCAATCCCAACGCGCTGGACACCATCTCCTCGGTGTATCCGCCGGGCGGACCTCCCGCAACAGGGCTATGGTCGAACCGCCAATAGAAGCTGCCGGCGAGATCCCCTTCGACGATCCGGTGGGTGAGCAGCAGTTCCGCCAACCCGTCGAACGTACGCGCCTGCCAGCACGAAGCCCCCTCGCCGTTCGGATCCAGCAGAGCATCGTCCCACCATCCCGTCGTGGCAAAGGCCCATGTCGCCGTCCCC
This genomic interval carries:
- a CDS encoding dockerin type I domain-containing protein; the protein is MRRADNILMYMACLLGAVLVQQPRAVVASETMAAVKAAMGRLILGQLQSGPLEGAWAGEEEYTGSIVVGLVDAYAMTCDEDARVAAVAGGNFILRTAAGNYYGDEAYALMCLSQMSPEGPLSVWQVALEDFYRKVSERPQNGTRGYIAQFDRTDPSIAVFYLAHHTVAAFHVDAEDKDIWREALVDHLIRVDDDSATSAVMALGTATWAFATTGWWDDALLDPNGEGASCWQARTFDGLAELLLTHRIVEGDLAGSFYWRFDHSPVAGGPPGGYTEEMVSSALGLTAGGLLDGDPEVVWASRELRDLLVGSIAADGSVRQHLTLGGQAYYSEIGRVLQALAGLTNAADFNLDGRVDGSDLAILAARWNEAGGNCADRNRDGRIDARDLMVLVDNWLTHARHDEAVVF